A single window of Nicotiana sylvestris chromosome 3, ASM39365v2, whole genome shotgun sequence DNA harbors:
- the LOC104246625 gene encoding tubulin-folding cofactor E isoform X2, whose product MQSSVGTENPISSGSKSGSDLSELLVGQRVHFVGDTRRIGTVKYVGAVEGYEGKWVGVDWDNGYGKHDGSHNGVRYFEAQGPKTASFVRPHNLSSGIPLLKALEIRYHGESTKEEEDEMYVLSATNKRVSIQLLGKDKIENRLSRFEELTSASLAYFGVSSAGPQGHINTTIPRLKELDLTGNLLSDWREIAAICKELPALITLNLSYNIMSHDISGMPLLNHIKVLVLNHTGISWKQVEMLKDSLPLVEELHLMGNKLREIALSQLKRLEQLFLNNNCVGRIWYPDHNSSSEPPNGHELLGESFRPFQNLRCLLVGGNKIEDLASIDSLNFFPNLLDIRLSENPIADPGKGGVPRFVLIARLAKVETLNGSQVSPRERKDSEIRYVRLVMSKSHDNAEEIKKLHPRFAELKSFHGIEDQKAASGSTGPQKMASGLISITLKCVAASIGEKAPLTKKLPATTTVGKLKILCESFFKIKSIKPKLFLQEEGSPFATLLDDDMASLIDFGVGSESTILVDEDC is encoded by the exons atgcagagtTCAGTGGGCACTGAAAACCCCATTTCAAGTGGATCCAAATCTGGGTCAGACTTGTCCGAGCTCTTGGTGGGTCAAAGGGTCCATTTCGTCGGAGATACTCGTCGGATTGGAACAGTAAAGTACGTGGGAGCAGTAGAAGGCTATGAGGGAAAGTGGGTCGGTGTTGATTGGGACAATGGATATGGCAAGCACGATGGATCACATAATGGGGTTCGCTATTTCGAAGCTCAAGGCCCAAAAACGGCGTCGTTTGTTCGACCTCACAATCTTAGCTCCGGGATACCACTCTTGAAGGCCCTTGAGATTAGATATCATGGAGAATCCactaaagaagaagaag ATGAGATGTATGTTCTTTCTGCGACAAACAAACGGGTATCTATTCAGTTACTGGGTAAAGATAAAATTGAAAACAGGCTGAGTCGGTTTGAGGAGTTGACAAGTGCATCACTTGCTTATTTTGGGGTTAGCTCAGCTGGACCCCAAGGGCATATCAATACCACTATACCAA GGTTAAAGGAGCTTGATTTGACTGGAAACCTGCTTTCTGACTGGAGG GAAATTGCTGCAATCTGTAAAGAGTTACCGGCTCTCATAACTCTGAATTTATCATACAACATCATGTCTCACGATATAAGTGGGATGCCCCTGCTAAACCACATCAAAGTTTTGGTTTTGAATCACACTGGTATAAGCTGGAAACAG GTTGAAATGCTTAAAGACTCTCTCCCTCTTGTTGAAGAGCTTCATCTGATGGGAAACAAACTGAGAGAAATAGCG CTGTCACAGTTAAAAAG ATTGGAACAGCTCTTTTTGAATAACAACTGTGTCGGCCGTATCTGGTACCCTGATCATAATTCATCTTCTGAACCACCCAACGGTCATGAACTTCTTGGGGAAAGCTTTAGGCCTTTCCAGAATCTCCGTTGCCTTCTTGTGG GTGGGAACAAAATTGAAGATCTTGCTTCTATTGATTCTCTTAATTTTTTCCCTAATTTGTTG GATATAAGGCTTTCTGAGAATCCTATAGCAGATCCAGGGAAAGGTGGTGTGCCCCGGTTTGTTTTGATTGCTCGCCTTGCTAAAGTTGAAACTTTAAACGGAAGCCAG GTTAGTCCTCGAGAGAGGAAAGACTCTGAAATTCG GTATGTCAGATTGGTCATGTCTAAAAGCCATGATAATGCAGAGGAAATTAAGAAGCTGCACCCCag ATTTGCAGAGCTGAAATCTTTTCACGGAATTGAGGATCAAAAGGCTGCAAGTGGATCTACGGGTCCACAAAAAATGGCATCAGGGCTCATTT CTATTACTCTGAAGTGTGTTGCGGCGTCAATTGGTGAAAAGGCCCCATTGACTAAAAAGCTGCCTGCGACAACTACG GTGGGCAAGCTGAAAATCCTATGTGAGAGTTTCTTCAAGATAAAATCTATTAAGCCAAAGTTATTTCTTCAGGAAGAG GGTTCCCCATTCGCAACACTGCTTGATGATGATATGGCATCATTAATTGACTTTGGAGTTGGCAGTGAATCAACTATTCTTGTGGATGAAGATTGTTAA
- the LOC104246625 gene encoding tubulin-folding cofactor E isoform X1 — protein MQSSVGTENPISSGSKSGSDLSELLVGQRVHFVGDTRRIGTVKYVGAVEGYEGKWVGVDWDNGYGKHDGSHNGVRYFEAQGPKTASFVRPHNLSSGIPLLKALEIRYHGESTKEEEDEMYVLSATNKRVSIQLLGKDKIENRLSRFEELTSASLAYFGVSSAGPQGHINTTIPRLKELDLTGNLLSDWREIAAICKELPALITLNLSYNIMSHDISGMPLLNHIKVLVLNHTGISWKQVEMLKDSLPLVEELHLMGNKLREIAPLSSDIVHGFDYLCLLNLENNFIVAWDEILKLSQLKRLEQLFLNNNCVGRIWYPDHNSSSEPPNGHELLGESFRPFQNLRCLLVGGNKIEDLASIDSLNFFPNLLDIRLSENPIADPGKGGVPRFVLIARLAKVETLNGSQVSPRERKDSEIRYVRLVMSKSHDNAEEIKKLHPRFAELKSFHGIEDQKAASGSTGPQKMASGLISITLKCVAASIGEKAPLTKKLPATTTVGKLKILCESFFKIKSIKPKLFLQEEGSPFATLLDDDMASLIDFGVGSESTILVDEDC, from the exons atgcagagtTCAGTGGGCACTGAAAACCCCATTTCAAGTGGATCCAAATCTGGGTCAGACTTGTCCGAGCTCTTGGTGGGTCAAAGGGTCCATTTCGTCGGAGATACTCGTCGGATTGGAACAGTAAAGTACGTGGGAGCAGTAGAAGGCTATGAGGGAAAGTGGGTCGGTGTTGATTGGGACAATGGATATGGCAAGCACGATGGATCACATAATGGGGTTCGCTATTTCGAAGCTCAAGGCCCAAAAACGGCGTCGTTTGTTCGACCTCACAATCTTAGCTCCGGGATACCACTCTTGAAGGCCCTTGAGATTAGATATCATGGAGAATCCactaaagaagaagaag ATGAGATGTATGTTCTTTCTGCGACAAACAAACGGGTATCTATTCAGTTACTGGGTAAAGATAAAATTGAAAACAGGCTGAGTCGGTTTGAGGAGTTGACAAGTGCATCACTTGCTTATTTTGGGGTTAGCTCAGCTGGACCCCAAGGGCATATCAATACCACTATACCAA GGTTAAAGGAGCTTGATTTGACTGGAAACCTGCTTTCTGACTGGAGG GAAATTGCTGCAATCTGTAAAGAGTTACCGGCTCTCATAACTCTGAATTTATCATACAACATCATGTCTCACGATATAAGTGGGATGCCCCTGCTAAACCACATCAAAGTTTTGGTTTTGAATCACACTGGTATAAGCTGGAAACAG GTTGAAATGCTTAAAGACTCTCTCCCTCTTGTTGAAGAGCTTCATCTGATGGGAAACAAACTGAGAGAAATAGCG CCATTATCTTCAGATATTGTTCATGGATTTGATTATCTTTGTCTTCTCAATTTGGAGAATAACTTTATAGTCGCTTGGGATGAAATCTTGAAGCTGTCACAGTTAAAAAG ATTGGAACAGCTCTTTTTGAATAACAACTGTGTCGGCCGTATCTGGTACCCTGATCATAATTCATCTTCTGAACCACCCAACGGTCATGAACTTCTTGGGGAAAGCTTTAGGCCTTTCCAGAATCTCCGTTGCCTTCTTGTGG GTGGGAACAAAATTGAAGATCTTGCTTCTATTGATTCTCTTAATTTTTTCCCTAATTTGTTG GATATAAGGCTTTCTGAGAATCCTATAGCAGATCCAGGGAAAGGTGGTGTGCCCCGGTTTGTTTTGATTGCTCGCCTTGCTAAAGTTGAAACTTTAAACGGAAGCCAG GTTAGTCCTCGAGAGAGGAAAGACTCTGAAATTCG GTATGTCAGATTGGTCATGTCTAAAAGCCATGATAATGCAGAGGAAATTAAGAAGCTGCACCCCag ATTTGCAGAGCTGAAATCTTTTCACGGAATTGAGGATCAAAAGGCTGCAAGTGGATCTACGGGTCCACAAAAAATGGCATCAGGGCTCATTT CTATTACTCTGAAGTGTGTTGCGGCGTCAATTGGTGAAAAGGCCCCATTGACTAAAAAGCTGCCTGCGACAACTACG GTGGGCAAGCTGAAAATCCTATGTGAGAGTTTCTTCAAGATAAAATCTATTAAGCCAAAGTTATTTCTTCAGGAAGAG GGTTCCCCATTCGCAACACTGCTTGATGATGATATGGCATCATTAATTGACTTTGGAGTTGGCAGTGAATCAACTATTCTTGTGGATGAAGATTGTTAA
- the LOC104246626 gene encoding uncharacterized protein has translation MAEEEVMVEATTTSGPVPSDHHKRKLEDFEPEEVGSDPKPEAESDSVQKPPADEEDVDGSEAKRPRLEDNKANGLAAQNGYEEKIEEEPKEDDNVQPSEAEKNDTHPEVSQEVATEAAESVREQPADTDQKTGDVEHSDAEKISEAEKSSQVDEPSKGDIQELDVEKSTQVDEPSKGEGDIGEPDAEKSTQVDEPSKGDIQEPSAEAPETEGVQLDQEHPASDDQTFTRKMEVPNNKVGVLIGKSGDTIRYLQYNSGAKIQIMRDADTDPHAATRPVELIGTLENINKAEKLIKDVIAEADAGGSPALVARGFGTVQAVVGEQIEIQVPNEKVGLIIGKGGETIKSLQTRSGARIQLVPLPSDGKESKERTVRVTGDKKQIDMAREMIKEVMSQPVRPSTQSSGYGQQAFRPRGGAAPPQWGPRGGHPGQFPGYDYHQRGQYSSRSPQYPPPAYGNYPPQQAPRGGFGQGWEQRPPASMQGPQSQANYSYGQAHGPDYGQSYPHHQAQHGQGYGHGYTDVKYDHQMAPQNQYGGHGPSQPTSYPQSAAHPSYGTHEQYGKPPSYGMHPQASHSQPYSHPRANQPGEVPYQQGPAPSTQGYGASMPQQQQQQQQYPYASSGQMQQTYPAYGSTVTADGYNHPQAAPASGPGYPQQVSSAASGTGYGQPVPQQPPAYAQAAPAGGYSSYPSQPAYTEQQATGSAGYYQAPVDQTYSGAQASTTYSAPYTGQQAYAQPATVPAAAPAQPGYDQSMAQSGGYATVPAAAGYVKSVSPQPGYAQYDANQMYGAPR, from the exons CAGCCCAAAATGGTTATGAGGAGAAGATAGAGGAAGAGCCGAAAGAAGATGACAATgtgcagccgtcagaggctgaAAAGAATGATACTCACCCAGAGGTGTCTCAAGAAGTAGCCACGGAAGCTGCCGAATCAGTTAGGGAACAACCTGCTGATACTGATCAGAAAACAGGGGATGTTGAACATTCTGATGCTGAAAAAATTTCTGAGGCAGAGAAGAGTTCACAGGTAGATGAACCATCTAAAGGTGACATTCAGGAGCTTGATGTAGAGAAGAGTACACAGGTCGATGAGCCATCTAAAGGTGAAGGTGACATTGGGGAGCCTGATGCAGAGAAGAGTACACAGGTCGATGAGCCGTCTAAAGGTGACATTCAGGAGCCATCAGCTGAAGCGCCTGAAACAGAGGGTGTTCAGCTCGATCAAGAGCATCCAGCCTCTGATGATCAAACATTTACACGCAAAATGGAGGTCCCCAATAATAAG GTTGGGGTTCTTATTGGAAAATCCGGGGATACTATTCGATACCTGCAATACAACTCGGGAGCTAAAATTCAGATAATGCGTGATGCTGATACAGATCCACATGCTGCAACCAGACCTGTCGAACTGATTGGAACAttagaaaatataaataaagctGAAAAATTAATAAAGGATGTCATAGCTGAG GCGGATGCGGGTGGTTCTCCTGCACTTGTGGCTAGAGGCTTTGGCACTGTGCAGGCTGTGGTTGGAGAACAGATCGAGATACAAGTTCCAAATGAGAAG GTTGGTTTAATTATTGGAAAAGGTGGGGAAACTATCAAGAGTCTTCAGACAAGATCAGGGGCACGAATTCAG CTGGTTCCACTTCCTTCTGATGGAAAAGAATCTAAAGAAAGAACAGTGCGAGTGACTGGTGATAAAAAGCAAATTGATATGGCAAGAGAGATGATCAAAGAAGTCATGAGTCAG CCTGTAAGGCCATCAACACAATCTTCGGGTTATGGTCAGCAGGCATTTCGCCCACGTGGCGGAGCTGCTCCCCCACAATGGGGACCCCGAGGTGGTCATCCTGGGCAGTTTCCAGGTTATGATTACCATCAAAGAGGACAATATTCATCTCGCAGCCCACAATATCCACCTCCTGCTTATGGAAATTATCCTCCACAGCAAGCACCAAGAGGCGGATTTGGTCAGGGTTGGGAGCAAAGGCCTCCAGCCTCTATGCAGGGCCCTCAGTCACAG GCAAACTACAGCTATGGGCAGGCACATGGTCCAGATTATGGCCAGTCATACCCTCATCATCAAGCACAGCATGGACAAGGCTATGGGCATGGATACACTGATGTAAAATATGATCACCAGATGGCACCACAGAATCAGTATGGAGGACATGGACCTTCTCAGCCGACATCTTACCCTCAAAGTGCTGCACATCCCAGCTATGGCACACATGAACAATATGGTAAACCTCCTTCATATGGTATGCATCCACAGGCTTCCCATTCGCAACCTTACAGCCATCCCAGGGCTAATCAACCTGGAGAAGTGCCATATCAGCAGGGTCCAGCTCCATCAACTCAAGGATATGGTGCTAGTATGccgcagcagcagcagcagcagcagcaataccCCTATGCATCTAGTGGGCAAATGCAACAAACTTACCCTGCATATGGATCCACCGTTACCGCCGATGGATACAATCACCCACAAGCTGCTCCAGCTTCTGGTCCTGGGTATCCTCAGCAGGTATCCTCAGCAGCTTCTGGTACAGGATATGGTCAGCCTGTACCACAACAACCTCCTGCTTATGCCCAAGCAGCCCCTGCTGGAGGTTACAGTTCCTACCCTTCGCAGCCTGCTTACACTGAACAGCAGGCGACAGGCAGTGCAGGCTATTATCAGGCACCAGTTGACCAAACTTACAGTGGTGCTCAGGCTTCAACTACTTATAGCGCACCATATACTGGACAGCAAGCTTATGCTCAACCAGCTACAGTTCCTGCTGCAGCCCCGGCTCAGCCTGGTTATGATCAATCCATGGCTCAATCAGGTGGTTATGCAACTGTACCTGCTGCTGCTGGTTACGTGAAGAGTGTCTCGCCCCAGCCTGGTTATGCACAGTATGATGCTAATCAGATGTATGGTGCCCCAAGGTGA